The Doryrhamphus excisus isolate RoL2022-K1 chromosome 1, RoL_Dexc_1.0, whole genome shotgun sequence genome includes a window with the following:
- the rpf2 gene encoding ribosome production factor 2 homolog — MTDGIIKPKLKRTKRFLESRAPKLSENAKTTMIMKGGNANQAVSQALKDIYSLKKPNAVLYKKKNIIRPFEDSTSLEFFSKKSDCSLFLFGSHNKKRPNNLIFGRLFDFHVLDMIELGIEKFVSLSEIKTTTCPEGTKPMLVFAGEAFEMDNEHKRLKSLLTDFFRGPSVSAVRLAGLEHVLHFTALDGKIFMRSYRCLLKKSGCRTPRIELEEMGPSFDFVLRRTHLASDDLYKLAHKQPKSLKPKKKKNISHDVFGTKFGRVHMQKQDLSKLQTRKMKGLKRKGGVVVAGEQEAQTSKVAKIES; from the exons atgaccgACGGTATAAT AAAACCAAAGCTAAAACGCACCAAGCGCTTCCTGGAGAGTCGAGCACCCAAACTATCTGAAAATGCAAAGACTACCATGATCATGAAAGGGGGGAACGCCAACCAAGCTGTCAGCCAGGCACTGAAGGACATA TATTCCTTAAAAAAACCCAATGCTGTGCTGTACAAGAA GAAGAACATTATCCGTCCATTTGAGGACTCCACATCTCTG GaatttttctccaaaaaaagcGACTGCTCACTCTTTCTTTTTGGTTCCCACAACAAGAAACGACCAAATAACCTCATTTTTG GTCGTCTATTTGACTTCCACGTGCTGGATATGATCGAACTCGGAATTGAGAAGTTTGTCTCTCTCAGTGAGATTAAG ACGACTACATGTCCCGAGGGAACCAAACCCATGCTGGTGTTTGCCGGCGAGGCTTTCGAAATGGATAATGAGCACAAACGCCTCAAGAGTCTGCTCACTG ACTTCTTCAGAGGTCCGTCCGTGTCGGCGGTGCGCCTGGCAGGTTTAGAACATGTTCTGCACTTCACTGCCCTGGATGGGAAAATATTCATGCGTAGCTACAG ATGTTTGTTGAAGAAGTCGGGGTGCAGGACGCCACGTATTGAGCTGGAAGAGATGGGGCCGTcgtttgattttgttttaagAAGAACACATCTGGCATCGGATGACTTGTACAAGCTGGCTCACAAACAGCCCAAGTCTCTCAAG cccaagaagaagaagaacatttcCCACGACGTATTCGGCACCAAATTTGGCCGAGTGCACATGCAGAAGCAGGATCTGTCCAAGCTTCAGACACGCAAGATGAAGGGTCTGAAAAGGAAAGGAGGAGTAGTGGTTGCCGGGGAACAGGAGGCACAAACGTCCAAAGTGGCAAAAATCGAGAGCTGA
- the amd1 gene encoding S-adenosylmethionine decarboxylase proenzyme isoform X1 has translation MMEDNGAHFFEGTEKLLEVWFSRQDETKGTGDLRTIPRFEWDKLLENVHCLIISVTKTDKQEAYILSESSMFVSKRRFILKTCGTTLLLQALVPLLELAREYCGFDAIEVSHRFLLHAYRRHRLKSVGSCPILLRVLQNFFYSRKNFMKPTHQEFPHRNFQEEVDFLVQIFPNGAAYCMGRLNSDCWYLFTLDLPEYWENKYADQTLEVLMSDLDPAIMDQFYMKDGVSASDVTRMSGICDLIPGSVIDATMFNPCGYSMNGMKTDGTYWTIHITPEPEFSYVSFETNLSQTSYDDLVRKVVDVFKPGKLVTTLFVNQSSKCRSVFSSAQTLEGFKRVDRQLAQFNDYNFVFTSYAKNCQKS, from the exons ATGATGGAAGATAACGGTGCACATTTCTTCGAGGGGACCGAGAAGCTGTTGGAAGTGTGGTTTTCCCGGCAGGACGAGACCAAGGGAACCGGGGACCTGAGAACCATCCCGAG GTTTGAATGGGACAAACTTCTGGAGAATGTGCACTGTTTGATCATAAGTGTGACAAAGACGGACAAGCAGGAAGCTTATATACTCAG TGAGAGTAGCATGTTTGTCTCCAAGAGACGTTTCATTTTGAAAACATGCGGAACCACCCTCTTACTGCAAGCACTGGTGCCTCTGCTGGAACTCGCCAGGGAGTACTGCGGGTTTGATGCCATCGAGGTGAGCCACCGCTTCCTCTTGCATGCGTACCGCCGGCACAGACTTAAGTCAGTCGGTTCATGTCCAATCCTGTTGCGTGTTTTGCAGAATTTCTTCTACTCCCGCAAGAATTTTATGAAACCTACCCATCAAGAGTTCCCTCATCGAAACTTCCAAGAGGAAGTAGACTTTCTCGTCCAGATTTTCCCAA ATGGTGCTGCCTACTGTATGGGACGTTTGAACTCTGACTGCTG GTATCTGTTTACTCTGGACTTGCCAGAGTACTGGGAGAACAAGTATGCGGATCAGACACTGGAAGTTCTGATGAGTGACCTTGATCCAGCCATTATGGACCAGTTCTATATGAAAGATGGTGTTTCTGCAAGTGATGTCACTCGT ATGAGTGGAATATGTGACCTGATACCAGGTTCTGTGATCGACGCCACAATGTTCAACCCGTGTGGCTACTCAATGAACGGAATGAAGACTGAC GGGACCTACTGGACCATCCACATCACACCCGAGCCGGAGTTCTCCTACGTTAGCTTCGAGACCAACCTCTCCCAGACATCGTACGATGACCTTGTTCGGAAGGTGGTGGATGTATTCAAACCAGGGAAATTAGTGACTACGCTGTTTGTCAATCAG AGCTCAAAATGTCGCAGCGTCTTTTCTTCCGCCCAAACGCTGGAGGGGTTCAAGCGCGTGGACCGCCAGCTGGCTCAATTCAACGACTACAACTTCGTGTTCACAAGCTACGCCAAGAACTGCCAGAAGAGCTGA
- the amd1 gene encoding S-adenosylmethionine decarboxylase proenzyme isoform X2 yields MMEDNGAHFFEGTEKLLEVWFSRQDETKGTGDLRTIPRFEWDKLLENVHCLIISVTKTDKQEAYILSESSMFVSKRRFILKTCGTTLLLQALVPLLELAREYCGFDAIENFFYSRKNFMKPTHQEFPHRNFQEEVDFLVQIFPNGAAYCMGRLNSDCWYLFTLDLPEYWENKYADQTLEVLMSDLDPAIMDQFYMKDGVSASDVTRMSGICDLIPGSVIDATMFNPCGYSMNGMKTDGTYWTIHITPEPEFSYVSFETNLSQTSYDDLVRKVVDVFKPGKLVTTLFVNQSSKCRSVFSSAQTLEGFKRVDRQLAQFNDYNFVFTSYAKNCQKS; encoded by the exons ATGATGGAAGATAACGGTGCACATTTCTTCGAGGGGACCGAGAAGCTGTTGGAAGTGTGGTTTTCCCGGCAGGACGAGACCAAGGGAACCGGGGACCTGAGAACCATCCCGAG GTTTGAATGGGACAAACTTCTGGAGAATGTGCACTGTTTGATCATAAGTGTGACAAAGACGGACAAGCAGGAAGCTTATATACTCAG TGAGAGTAGCATGTTTGTCTCCAAGAGACGTTTCATTTTGAAAACATGCGGAACCACCCTCTTACTGCAAGCACTGGTGCCTCTGCTGGAACTCGCCAGGGAGTACTGCGGGTTTGATGCCATCGAG AATTTCTTCTACTCCCGCAAGAATTTTATGAAACCTACCCATCAAGAGTTCCCTCATCGAAACTTCCAAGAGGAAGTAGACTTTCTCGTCCAGATTTTCCCAA ATGGTGCTGCCTACTGTATGGGACGTTTGAACTCTGACTGCTG GTATCTGTTTACTCTGGACTTGCCAGAGTACTGGGAGAACAAGTATGCGGATCAGACACTGGAAGTTCTGATGAGTGACCTTGATCCAGCCATTATGGACCAGTTCTATATGAAAGATGGTGTTTCTGCAAGTGATGTCACTCGT ATGAGTGGAATATGTGACCTGATACCAGGTTCTGTGATCGACGCCACAATGTTCAACCCGTGTGGCTACTCAATGAACGGAATGAAGACTGAC GGGACCTACTGGACCATCCACATCACACCCGAGCCGGAGTTCTCCTACGTTAGCTTCGAGACCAACCTCTCCCAGACATCGTACGATGACCTTGTTCGGAAGGTGGTGGATGTATTCAAACCAGGGAAATTAGTGACTACGCTGTTTGTCAATCAG AGCTCAAAATGTCGCAGCGTCTTTTCTTCCGCCCAAACGCTGGAGGGGTTCAAGCGCGTGGACCGCCAGCTGGCTCAATTCAACGACTACAACTTCGTGTTCACAAGCTACGCCAAGAACTGCCAGAAGAGCTGA